Within Flagellimonas maritima, the genomic segment TGAAGCAAATTTCAACATATTTCCACTAGGATTTTTAAGCTATATTATGATTTGCCTTAAAAAGTGTATGATTGGTCTTTTTTCATACAATTTTGGATTTCAAAAAATTGTTTCAATTCAATTTTCATCTTCTTAAGAATCTCATATTCATGTTATTAAATTCATTAATTTTAGCATTAATAGAATTATGAATATTTATTTTGTTATGATTTTGTGTAACGATCAAGATAATTTGACCATTCTCGATTCGGTACTTGCTCAATCCTTTTTCCAAAAGCAGGAGCAAGTTGTAATAAATTAATAATCAGCCAATAAACCTAAATAGATGGATTTTGAAAATATAAATATTTCCTATTTGGTCATTGCAGGATTGGCAAGTATTATTTCTGGTGTTTTAGGATATCTTATTGGAAAAAGTAAGGAAATACCAATTGTAGACAATTCTGCTTATTTAAATATTTTGGAAATTGAAAATGCCAAACTCAGGGCAGATTTGGAAATATGTACCAAAAGACTGTCCTCCTCTAGTAAATTTCAAGATCAAGTTTCGGTCACTTCATCAACAATCAATACTTCCCTTGCCAAAAGACAGTTTGATTCGGAATCTGCTAAAATCGCATTAGGAAAAAAAATCAAAATGGACGACCTGAAAATAGTTGAGGGTATAGGCCCAAAAATTGAAGGTCTGTTTCATAAATTCAATATTAAAACATGGGAAGCGCTATCCGAAACTACCACCGATAAATGCCAAGAAGTTTTAAATTCCGGTGGGGATCGTTATCGAATCCATGACCCAGCCTCATGGCCCATGCAAGCGAAAATGGCTTTCGAAGGACTTTGGAAAGAGCTGGCCGAATGGCAAGACAAGCACAAATCCGGTAAGTTTTAACGACTGAAATGGAATAACTACTAAATCATTCCGTTCGCCTCTACCCATTTAAATTTATATTGGTCTTGCCCAAATTGCATCCGTTCCGAAATTCGTTGTAGCCTTTCTGGAAGCTTCATTAGGTAGTCCCTAGCTTTTTCTGCCTGTTCTGAAAGTCCCCGAACATTGCCTATTTCCCAATAATCATTCAATTTCTTCAAAATCTCAATGTAGTCCTGTGCTGTATAGACTCCTAAACGTTGTGCACAGTTCGAAAAAAGTTCAAAAGCAGTACCGATACTATCTCCGGATTCACGAAGAAAATGTGCGGGCATCACAATTTTTTTCTTCATCATGTCGGCAAAAGCCTGAACCATTCCATTTGGATCCTGTCCCAATATGGTTTTTACAAATTCGCGATATGCCAAATGGTGGCGCATTTCATCTCCGGCTATAATTGTACACATTTTACCAAGCAGGACATTTCCTTTTTGTTTGGCCATTTTACCTACTCGCTTGTGCGAGATATTGGTTGCCAATTCTTGAAAAGTGGTATATACAAAATTTTTATAGGGGTCTCTGTCGGTTCCTATATCGAAGCCATCGGAAATTAAATGTTGCGTGGTAATTTCAACTTCCCTCATATTTACCCTACCGGATAGATATAAGTATTTATTGAGCACATCGCCATGCCTGTTTTCCTCTGCCGTCCATGCCCTCACCCATTTGCTCCATCCATTCTCTTTTCCGCTATGTTGATCTATTCCCTCAACATCCATCAACCAAGATTCGTATGTTGGCAAAGCCTCCTCGGTTATGGTGTCAGCTACAAGGGTGACCCAGAAATCATAGCCCAATTCCTTGGCTTCTTCTCGTATTTGTTCTGTTTCATTGAAGAAATTATCACTTTGAGAATCTGGCAGAAAATCACTTGGCTGCCATATTTCTTCTATAGGTACAAGATATGAATCCATAAAACCTTTTACTTTTGGTTCAATGGCCTGCATTACTTCCAAACGGATATTTTTTAACGACATAACATCTCTTTTTAGTAAAGGTCTTTATTAAAATCCAATAAAACTTGGTATTGTCCTAGTTTCTGCCTTTTTCTTTTGGGTAAAGTATATGAACGGGGTCGCTTTGCCAAAATTCTTTGGTTTCAACATCCATGATGGTTAAAGCCCCCATAAAAGCAGCACCTGTATCAAGGTTCCAGACATTGGCAGCATTTTGGGGCGATACAACTCTATATTTAGAGATTGGGGTGTGTCCAATGAAGATTTCTTTATAATGGGTCAATCTTTTTGGAAAATTCCTATCACCTATTTTTAAATTTGGATCCAATGCTTTCACCAATTCCCATAACGTACGGTCCCAATAGAACGATTGTTGAAAATATTCAAACTCCACTCCTTTTAAATTAGTGTAACCGGCATGGAGATAGAGTCTGTTTTCAGAATCTAAATGATAATTTTTTAAATCTGAATAAAACTGAAGATGCAGTTCCCATACTTCTTTTTCCGCTCCCAAATAAGAATCTTTGGTCGCTTTACCTCCATGTGCCAACCATTGTGGGTTTTCTTCACTGGTGGTTAACCAATCTCTACAAAGTTCATCATGGTTTCCACGAATAAACGTACAATTGAACTTTCTTTTTAAAGCAATGAGAAAATCAATGGTCTCAACTGCAGTGCTCCACCCATCCACATAATCCCCCAAAAATATAAGATGGTCATTTGAATTTACCTTCGCCTTGATGATAAGCTGTTCCAGAGCTCTTATTCCTGAATGAATATCTCCTATGACCAATGTTCGCATATATCAATTTTTCCGCAATTATACACAACTAATCAAAGACAATCCCTAAACTTTTAAAAAGTTTAATATGAAACTCTTCTCCAAAACAATTTATATAACAAGTATATTTTTATTAACAGCGTATTTCATCGATTTTTGTAAGAGGCTTTAACAATATTTTAAGTTTTTCACTATATTGGAAAGCTAAATTTTTTTAAACCTCGACTATATGAAAAAAGTACTACTCAACAGAGTTGCATTCCTTCTATGCAGCTTTTTATTTTTAAGTGTTTCAAACTTAAATGCTCAAAATTTAAAAAAAACTCATGATGATGCACCACAAAAGGGGCATAACCTTTATAAACAGTCTAAACTTTATGATAGTAAAAAAGGACCAACAGGGGTAAAACCAAAAGCAGTGGGAGACCGTGCCATGGATCGTTTATCCTATGAATTTAGACAAGTACAGGATCCTTTTACAAAAACAATACCAGACAACATTCGTTTAAAAGAGGTTGAGTTTTCAGGTAAAATTGACTCCACGGACGTACAATCACAGATGTCAAAATCGTATGGGGCAGAAGCTTCTAAAAAGAGATATTTCTATTGGCGCAACCGAGGGCCTGCCAACGTTGGCGGAAGAACAAGGGCACTTGCTTTAGACAGAAGAAATGAAAATACCATTTTAGCTGGAGGCGTTTCAGGTGGACTTTGGCGATCCACAAACGCTGGCGACAGTTGGAGACGCGTTACCCGTAAATGGCAGTCCCCCAGTATTACCTCAATCGTGCAAGATCCAAGAAAATTTCGTGGAAATGTATGGTACTACGCATCTGGTGAGCGTTTTGGGAATTCTGCTAGTGCGCCTGGGGCATTCTACCAAGGAGTAGGAATCTTTAAGTCCTTCAACAACGGGAGAAGTTGGATACGTATGCGGGACAATATATCTGACAACGATGTGACCACGCTCTCTTCATTTGATATCATAAACAGCTTGGCCATACACCCTTCAAATGGGGATCTTTATGCAGCAACATTTGATGGACTGTTCCGCTCCAAAAACGGAGCAAGATCATTTGAAGAAGTATTGCCCAGTGGATTTGATAGTCAAACCGAAATAATTATAACGCCTAAGGGAACCCTTTATGCAACGGTGGATATTTTTGGAGGTGAGAATGCCGGGTTCTATACTTCCCAAGATGGTGATACTTGGACAAACATAACCCCGGAAGGATTATTTCCATCCTTTGGAAGGACTGTAATGGCCTATGACCCTTCGGATGAAAACAGGATTTTCTTTTTCTCATATGATTTGAGCAATGCGGGGGAAGCATTTCTTTGGAAATATCAAGCAGATGCCGAAACTCCTGAAGAGCAATGGGTAGATTTGACAGCGAACCTTCCTATTAGCATTGGTGGTGTGGCTGGAAATTTAAACCTTCAGGGAGCCTATAATATGATTATAAAAGTGCATCCTACCAATCCAGATTTAGTTTTCTTGGGCGGTACCAATTTATATAGGTCTACAACAGGTTTTACAACACCTACTGGATTTGAAAGTTGGATCGGAGGGTACACTATTTTTGCAGATAGTTTTGCACTATACCCCAACCATCATCCTGATCAGCATAATTTAGTCTTTTTACCCTCTAACCCAGATAAAGCTATTACAGCAAATGATGGTGGTGTACAGGTTACCGAAGATATTACCATTGATACGGAGCCCGTAAGCTGGACATCCTTGAACAATGGCTATATAACCACACAGCCTTATGCAATTTCAATAGACCCAGAAGGTAACAGTCAAGACGTTGTAGCTGGTTTTCAAGATAATGGTACTTGGTTTACCAACTCTACCAATGGAAATGATCCATGGGAAAGTGATTTTGGTGGCGATGGATCATATAATGCAATTGCTGATGGAGGACTTACGCGATATGTCTCATCCCAATTTGGAAATGTCTATCGCTTCAATTTCAACGAAGCCGAAGAATTCATATCCTTTACAAGAGTACAACCCGCAGGTGCCAGCGGATTTGATTTTGTAGCTCCGTTTTTATTGGACCCAATCAATGATAACATTATGTATATGCCTGCAGGAGATCGTATGTGGCGCAACAACAATTTGGATGAGATTCCATTGTTCTCCAATGCACAGGCGACAGTAAATTGGGTAGAACAAACACAAACAGCAACGCCCGACGGTTCTTTGATTACAGGATTGGACGTATCCAAATTTCCTGTGGCAAATCGACTTTACTATGGAACATCGAGCGGAATGATTTTTAAGGTTGAAAACGCAAATCTTGATGATCAAGCTGTTGTTGATATCTCAAGTGGAAAAGGGCTTCCCGCCGGGAATATCAATCAAATGTATGTAGATCCCACCAATTCCGATAAAGTATTCGCAGTATTTTCCAACTATAATATTCAAAGTATTTTTATGAGCAAAAATGCTGGTGAAACTTGGGAAAGCATCAGCGGTAACCTAGAAGAGAATAGTGATGGAACAGGAAATGGGCCTTCGGTAAGATGGTTTGCCATAGGGGGCAACAACAGTCTTTACTATGCAGGTACGAGTACTGGGCTTTATGTTTCCTTTTGGCTGAACGGAGAACGTACCCGATGGTTTAAAGAACCTTTTGTAGTAGGCAATGTTGTAGTACCACAAGTAAGAACAAGAGAAGATGGTTTTGTGGCTGTGGCGGCACACGGCAACGGAATTTATAATGCTCAGTTCTTTGCGTTCCCATCACCTGAAGCCACGTTGAGCACCGCTTATCTATTGCCAGATTTGGTGTTGCCCTTAAATAGCCCAGATAAAGAAATAGATGTAAAAGACCTGTTCGTAAGTTCAAGAGGAAGATCTATTTCCATTGAACTGACAAATTCAAATCCGGATTTGGTTACCGCAGAATTGAACGGAGATGTAATTTCACTATCATTTGCTCCAGATTCAGAAGGCTCTGCAGCAATAGGACTTATTGCAACATCAGGAAAAGAACAAGTTGCAGAAGGATTTACGGTTACACTTACCGAATTCCCGATCTACGAACAAAACGAAGCCTTTACAAGTAGTAGCCCTTCACAATTGATTCCTGATTTTGGAGGTGCGCTGTTACAATCTGCAGACGATTTTATAGTGCCTAACGGAAGTCAATGGACTATAAACAATATTGTTGCTTCTGGAGGAGCAAACAACAATCCATTACTAACAACTGCAACCGTTGTTATTTATGAGAACAACAACGGGCTACCAGGCGCAACTGTTTACGATAGTGGTGCTTTAGCGCTTTCCTCGGCACCCACCAATACCAATCTTAGCATAGATCTTCCAGAACCTGTTCAACTGGAATCAGGTACATACTGGCTCTCCGTGTATGCTAACTTGGATTTTTCGCCGAACGCAACACAATGGTTCTGGTTGACACAAGCGGGACTGATCGGAAACGAATCTCTTTTTAGGGATACTGCAGACTTATTTGGAACCGGTGCTATTGATTGGACCAATAAGTCACAAGTTTTTGGTGGATTGCAGGAAGATCAAATATTTCAAATATTTGGTACTGCTGACAATGGTTCCGAAGGGGATACTGCAATGGAGATAGCTCCCTCAGGCGTTGCCGGAGAACAAACTTCCCAAAATTTGGCTAATGTTGAAACCAATGTAGTTACAGCTGTTTGGCCAAATCCGTCAACTGAGGAGTTTTATTTTGCGTTAAAGAATAATGACGATTCTAAAGTAAGTACTCAAATTTTTAACATGGTCGGTCAAATGGTCTATGAGAAAACCAATCAAGATAGCTCAAAACCATTTGTATGGAATGCATCCAATAGTCCAGCTGGCATTTACTTTGTGAAAATAACCGGTGCAAACACGAATGAGAATTTTAAGATTATAAAAAAGTAGATAGCTTTACTAAATACATTAAAGATGTCCAAAAAACATTTTAGCCTTTCTGGTTAGTTTTTTGGACATCTCTTTTTAACATCCATACTGCTAAAATTTTTCGTACATATCTAAAGCTAAAGTATTTATGAAAACACTATTTATATTATTATTGTTTATAGTGAGCAATGCTTGCGATACATCTGGAGAGTTTGCCTCAGTAGAAAATTCTGAAAAAGAAGAAGCAATAACGCAACAACAAATGATTGGTCCCGATGAAATCCTTTTTAAAATTAAAATTGTAGACACTCTAGGTTCTGACAAACAAATATGCGGAACACAAAAAGATAATGTTTTTGCAGTGGAAGTTGTAGAGGTAGTTGTATCTGGAAGCAGTTTAAGTAAAAAGCTTCCAAAAAATCATCAAATGGATGTTACTTTTCTTTTTGAGCCCAATCTTTTATCCAATGGCAAAATTCTTGAGGCGAAAGCCAAGGAAACACTTTGTCAAAATACATCGATGACCTATTTTACAGTGATTGAGCATAAAATTTTGGAATAGCAGTTTTTTTCTCCTTACATTGGTTATACCTAATTTTTAATACTAGGTATGAAAAAAGTATTCTGTATCGGTGAGCTCTTAATAGATTTTGTTGCCGAAAAACAGGGCAGTAATCTTTCTAAAGCAAACACATTTACTAAAAAAGCAGGTGGTGCACCTGCAAATGTTGCTTGTGCAATAGCAAAGCTTGGTGGAAGAGGTATTTTTGTTGGTTGTGTTGGAGATGATCCGTTTGGAGATTTTCTGCTCAATACCTTAAAGAATGAAAGCGTTGATATTTCCTTGGCGCAGCGTTCCAAAACGTTTACAACCCTTGCTTTTGTGTCATTGGCCGAAGATGGGGAACGTGATTTTGTTTTTAGCAGGGGAGCCGATAGGGAACTTGAATATCAAGTCGCGCTGAGAAAGGATTTTAATGGCAATTTACTTCATTTGGGAGCTGCTACTGCCCTTTTGGGAGGCCCTCTGGAAAAAGCCTATGGCAAATACTTGTTTGATGCCCTTACAAAAGAGATGTTTATAAGTTTTGATCCAAATTTCAGGAAAGATCTTTGGAAAGAAAACGAACTGCAATTCGTTAAAAAGTGCATGCCATTTATTGAGAAATCCCATTTGTGTAAATTCAGTTTGGAAGAGGCGCAATTGCTATCGGGCAAAGAAGATATGCATGAAGCATGTGATTTTTTACATGATGTTGGCGCCAAGATTATAACTGTAACGCTTGGTAAGAAAGGAACACTACTTAGCACGAATAACATTAGAGAGATTGTTCCCAGTATCAAGGTAAAACCAATCGATACAACTGGGGCTGGTGATGCTTTTATTGGCTGTCTTCTACAACAAATTTCAGGTCTGGACAATTTTGATAACATCTTCAATAACGATAAATTGTTACTGAAAATGGTTGCAAAAGCCAATATGGCCGGAGCTATCACTACTACCAATTATGGGGCAATAGTTGCATTGCCCAATAAATCACAGTTACAGGACTAGATGAATCAGGCTGCCTTACATCAATTGATTTCTTCAAGATTTAAGGAAAAGAATACCAAAGTACTTTTCAATTTGCGATTGGCAACAAATTTAGGCTTGATCCAACAATTGTTTTTCTCAATTTATCCAGAAGAAAAACATCATGGTGCGTTTCAGGAATTGATGAACCTATTTCCAAAGTTATTCGCTTTACGTTCTGATGAATTGAAAAATCAGGATTTGCAAAGATTGGAAGAAGGCAATTGGTACCAATCAGAAAAAATGGTGGGCATGCAATTGTATGTTGAGCATTTTCATAAAGATTTAAAAGGTCTTAAAGAAAAAATTCCCTACCTAAAAAGATTGGGAATAAATTTTTTGCACCTTATGCCCATTACTACCCGTCCAAATGGTGAGAACGATGGAGGGTATGCCGTAAACAGTTACCACAAAATAGACCCAAAATATGGAACTGACAAGGAATTTCTCGAGCTAGCTTCAGAGTTTAGAAAACAGCAAATGTTCTTGATGCTGGATTTCGTTGTCAATCATACTTCCAACGAATTTCCATGGGCGAAAAAGGCGAAAAAAGGCGAAAAAAAATATCAAGGATACTATTACATTTTTGAAGACGATTCCATTCCAAAAGAGTTTGAAAAATCACTGCCCGAGGTTTTCCCGGAAACCTCGCCAGGTAATTTTACCCATATTCCTGAAATGGATAGATGGGTGATGACGGTTTTCAATGATTATCAATGGGATCTGAACTATACCAATCCTGAGGTATTTTTGGAGATGTTGACCAATCTGGTAAAATTAGCCAATATGGGGGTTGACATGGTACGCTTTGATGCACTCGCATTTCTCTGGAAAAAAATTGGTACAGATTCCCAAAACCTTCCTGAAGCGCATGACCTTATTGCATTGTTCCGAATGTGTTTGCAAGTTGTGGCACCAGGAACTATATTTTTGGCCGAAGCTATTGTAGCACCAACTGAAATCGTAAAATATTTTGGAGAAGGCCAAAAAAGGGCGAATGAATGTGAAGTTGCCTACAACGCATCTTTAATGGCTTTACTTTGGAATTCAATAGCGACAAAGAAAACAGTACTGCTTTACAAAAGCCTGAGCAACGTGCCTGCCAAACCCAAAGACTGTACATGGATCAACTATATCCGTTGCCATGATGATATTGGACTGGGATATGAAAATAGTTTTATTGAAGAGATTGGATGGAACCCACAACAGCACCGTAAATTTTTGTTGGACTATTATTGCCAGCGGTTGAATTGGTCTCCTTCAAAAGGATTGCTCTTTATGTACAATCCCAAAACTGGGGATGGACGGATCACCGGTAGTGCGGCATCACTCTTAGGACTGGAAAAGGGATTGATTGAGAAAAATAAATCTCTAGTGAACGAAGCAGTTGCAAAAATCAACATGCTTCACGGTATTATTTTGGCCTTTGGAGGTATTCCCATGATTTACGCAGGTGATGAGATCGGTATATTAAACGACTATTCTTTTTTAGAGGATGATGCAACAAAAGGGGACAGCCGTTGGGCAAACAGACCAAAACAAGACTGGGAACTCATTTCAAAATTGGAAAATAAAGATTTGCCCCAATCCAAAATATTCCATACGTTGCAACGATTGATTGCTATTAGAAAAGAAAATATTGTCTTTGCGGATAACGACAATCTATCCTTGTGCCATACTGGCAATGACCACGTTCTTGTATTTGAAAGAACCTCAACAAGCGAAAATGGATTACTGGTCATTAGTAATTTTGACGAAAATCCCCAAGTAATCGAAGCAGGCTGGATACTGAAGCTAGGGTATTTTACGATGGGCAATCCAAAAGATTTGATTTCAGAACAGAAAATATCGCTTAAGAGCGGGTTGTTGGAATTGAAACCGTATCAGATTCTCTGGCTAAAAAAATCTTAATTGTATCTCACTTTTCTAATAATGCGCAAGGATTCTTTGAGCGAGTCATATACTCGCTTATTTGTTTGCTTTAATAACGGACGGGCCTGTTCCATTTGTTCTTTTGCTTCTTCAAAGCCGTTTAAATAACAAAGAAGGTACGTGGCGGGAAGGTGTGTAAGGTCCTTTTCCTCGGCTTGGTTCAGTTTAATTTTCTTTTCAAGTTTTTGTAGCAAGGTATTGTTGGTATTTAATACGTGGTACAATGTTTTCTTATCATATTGTGGTGGTTCAAATACCAATTCACTGTTGATGCTGTATTTTCCGTTGTCGGAAAAAGTTATCACCATTTCTTCCAGTGGAAAGTAATGTTGTTGGGAACCCAGCCCCAATTGTACAAATTCCAAAGTACTGAATGAATTCTCATCATAAGCAATAGTTATCTCGTCCAAAGCAGAATAGAACAGTTTAACTTGCTCGTTGATCAATTCAATGTCAACTCTAGAATAATACGTTTTATTTTGAACCTTTTTCTTGTTTCCCGCCCAGCAGACCACAAATTGTTCTTTAAAAACTTTATAATTACTGGTCAGGTCCGCATGCCTGCTATTCATAAAATTAATTACTGCGTCAAGTGTAAGTTCAATATTATTACGGGCATGTAGCTCTATGGTTGCGACTGCATCAGAATTAATATCCTTAAGTTCAATATCAAAAGCTTTTGGCAAACTTATGCTCCCCTCTCTAAAAAAGACGGCTCCTCCATAGTATTTCCATATATTTTTTCTGAGTGCACATACTTTTCCATTGGATTTTATAGTTACCAAACCCACTACTTTACCTTCCGGCAAATGTGGAAAAGGAATATTTTCATAAGAAATAAGGGGAGGGTTATCCAAATAGGCATTTACCAGATTTTGAATTTTACTATCATCAAAGAAATCAACCCCTACAATCTTGTTGTCTTCATCCTCAACACCTATAACAATAAAAGAATTATTTATGGGGTTGCTGTTTGCCAGAGCACAAACATGTTTTAGAAATTTGGCCTTGCCTTCTTTTTCTCCTATGGAAATAAACCTTTTTTTATCATAGAAGCTATTCTCATCATTATGCGCCAGTAGGTTTTTTACAAGAAGGCGTTTATTGATCATATTTCTTTCCTAACAACTGTACTGCTGGCCTGAGCGGTTGGCATTACCACTAAATCTGCAATGTTTACATGATAGGGCCTTGTAATCGTAAAGTGTATAATATCTGCAATATCCTCTGGCTGTAAGGGTTGGTAGCCTTGATACACTTTCTCAGCTTTTTCAGTATCCCCTTTAAATCGTACATCGCTGAACTCAGTTTCCACCAATCCAGGATTTATAGCTCCTACTCGAATCCCATAAGCATTCAAATCTATGCGCATCCCTTTGTTTATAGCGTCTACGGCATGTTTACTGGCACAGTAAACATTTCCTTTTGGATAAACTTCTTTGCCTGCAGTAGATCCAATGTTTATGATATGTCCTGATTTTCGTTCCACCATTTGTGGCAAAATCGCTTTGGAAATATACAACAGCCCCTTTACATTAATGTCCAGCATTGCATCCCAATCGTCAATATCTCCGTTATCAATGGTATCCATACCATGTGCGTTCCCTGCATTGTTAATTAAAATATCTATGGGGGAAAACTCTTTTGGTATGCTTTCAACTGCTTCGGTAACCGCGAGTTTATCCCTAATATCAAAACTTGATACATAAACTTTCGTGAACTTTTCCAGTTCCTCTTTCAGCGCTTTCAATCGTTTCTTCCTACGGCCACAAATTATTAAGTTAAATCCTTCTTTGGCCAATAGT encodes:
- a CDS encoding acyl-ACP desaturase, which encodes MSLKNIRLEVMQAIEPKVKGFMDSYLVPIEEIWQPSDFLPDSQSDNFFNETEQIREEAKELGYDFWVTLVADTITEEALPTYESWLMDVEGIDQHSGKENGWSKWVRAWTAEENRHGDVLNKYLYLSGRVNMREVEITTQHLISDGFDIGTDRDPYKNFVYTTFQELATNISHKRVGKMAKQKGNVLLGKMCTIIAGDEMRHHLAYREFVKTILGQDPNGMVQAFADMMKKKIVMPAHFLRESGDSIGTAFELFSNCAQRLGVYTAQDYIEILKKLNDYWEIGNVRGLSEQAEKARDYLMKLPERLQRISERMQFGQDQYKFKWVEANGMI
- a CDS encoding T9SS type A sorting domain-containing protein translates to MKKVLLNRVAFLLCSFLFLSVSNLNAQNLKKTHDDAPQKGHNLYKQSKLYDSKKGPTGVKPKAVGDRAMDRLSYEFRQVQDPFTKTIPDNIRLKEVEFSGKIDSTDVQSQMSKSYGAEASKKRYFYWRNRGPANVGGRTRALALDRRNENTILAGGVSGGLWRSTNAGDSWRRVTRKWQSPSITSIVQDPRKFRGNVWYYASGERFGNSASAPGAFYQGVGIFKSFNNGRSWIRMRDNISDNDVTTLSSFDIINSLAIHPSNGDLYAATFDGLFRSKNGARSFEEVLPSGFDSQTEIIITPKGTLYATVDIFGGENAGFYTSQDGDTWTNITPEGLFPSFGRTVMAYDPSDENRIFFFSYDLSNAGEAFLWKYQADAETPEEQWVDLTANLPISIGGVAGNLNLQGAYNMIIKVHPTNPDLVFLGGTNLYRSTTGFTTPTGFESWIGGYTIFADSFALYPNHHPDQHNLVFLPSNPDKAITANDGGVQVTEDITIDTEPVSWTSLNNGYITTQPYAISIDPEGNSQDVVAGFQDNGTWFTNSTNGNDPWESDFGGDGSYNAIADGGLTRYVSSQFGNVYRFNFNEAEEFISFTRVQPAGASGFDFVAPFLLDPINDNIMYMPAGDRMWRNNNLDEIPLFSNAQATVNWVEQTQTATPDGSLITGLDVSKFPVANRLYYGTSSGMIFKVENANLDDQAVVDISSGKGLPAGNINQMYVDPTNSDKVFAVFSNYNIQSIFMSKNAGETWESISGNLEENSDGTGNGPSVRWFAIGGNNSLYYAGTSTGLYVSFWLNGERTRWFKEPFVVGNVVVPQVRTREDGFVAVAAHGNGIYNAQFFAFPSPEATLSTAYLLPDLVLPLNSPDKEIDVKDLFVSSRGRSISIELTNSNPDLVTAELNGDVISLSFAPDSEGSAAIGLIATSGKEQVAEGFTVTLTEFPIYEQNEAFTSSSPSQLIPDFGGALLQSADDFIVPNGSQWTINNIVASGGANNNPLLTTATVVIYENNNGLPGATVYDSGALALSSAPTNTNLSIDLPEPVQLESGTYWLSVYANLDFSPNATQWFWLTQAGLIGNESLFRDTADLFGTGAIDWTNKSQVFGGLQEDQIFQIFGTADNGSEGDTAMEIAPSGVAGEQTSQNLANVETNVVTAVWPNPSTEEFYFALKNNDDSKVSTQIFNMVGQMVYEKTNQDSSKPFVWNASNSPAGIYFVKITGANTNENFKIIKK
- a CDS encoding carbohydrate kinase family protein, with amino-acid sequence MKKVFCIGELLIDFVAEKQGSNLSKANTFTKKAGGAPANVACAIAKLGGRGIFVGCVGDDPFGDFLLNTLKNESVDISLAQRSKTFTTLAFVSLAEDGERDFVFSRGADRELEYQVALRKDFNGNLLHLGAATALLGGPLEKAYGKYLFDALTKEMFISFDPNFRKDLWKENELQFVKKCMPFIEKSHLCKFSLEEAQLLSGKEDMHEACDFLHDVGAKIITVTLGKKGTLLSTNNIREIVPSIKVKPIDTTGAGDAFIGCLLQQISGLDNFDNIFNNDKLLLKMVAKANMAGAITTTNYGAIVALPNKSQLQD
- a CDS encoding alpha-amylase family glycosyl hydrolase, coding for MNQAALHQLISSRFKEKNTKVLFNLRLATNLGLIQQLFFSIYPEEKHHGAFQELMNLFPKLFALRSDELKNQDLQRLEEGNWYQSEKMVGMQLYVEHFHKDLKGLKEKIPYLKRLGINFLHLMPITTRPNGENDGGYAVNSYHKIDPKYGTDKEFLELASEFRKQQMFLMLDFVVNHTSNEFPWAKKAKKGEKKYQGYYYIFEDDSIPKEFEKSLPEVFPETSPGNFTHIPEMDRWVMTVFNDYQWDLNYTNPEVFLEMLTNLVKLANMGVDMVRFDALAFLWKKIGTDSQNLPEAHDLIALFRMCLQVVAPGTIFLAEAIVAPTEIVKYFGEGQKRANECEVAYNASLMALLWNSIATKKTVLLYKSLSNVPAKPKDCTWINYIRCHDDIGLGYENSFIEEIGWNPQQHRKFLLDYYCQRLNWSPSKGLLFMYNPKTGDGRITGSAASLLGLEKGLIEKNKSLVNEAVAKINMLHGIILAFGGIPMIYAGDEIGILNDYSFLEDDATKGDSRWANRPKQDWELISKLENKDLPQSKIFHTLQRLIAIRKENIVFADNDNLSLCHTGNDHVLVFERTSTSENGLLVISNFDENPQVIEAGWILKLGYFTMGNPKDLISEQKISLKSGLLELKPYQILWLKKS
- a CDS encoding SDR family NAD(P)-dependent oxidoreductase encodes the protein MDGTETVLITGATSGIGKATATLLAKEGFNLIICGRRKKRLKALKEELEKFTKVYVSSFDIRDKLAVTEAVESIPKEFSPIDILINNAGNAHGMDTIDNGDIDDWDAMLDINVKGLLYISKAILPQMVERKSGHIINIGSTAGKEVYPKGNVYCASKHAVDAINKGMRIDLNAYGIRVGAINPGLVETEFSDVRFKGDTEKAEKVYQGYQPLQPEDIADIIHFTITRPYHVNIADLVVMPTAQASSTVVRKEI
- a CDS encoding metallophosphoesterase family protein → MRTLVIGDIHSGIRALEQLIIKAKVNSNDHLIFLGDYVDGWSTAVETIDFLIALKRKFNCTFIRGNHDELCRDWLTTSEENPQWLAHGGKATKDSYLGAEKEVWELHLQFYSDLKNYHLDSENRLYLHAGYTNLKGVEFEYFQQSFYWDRTLWELVKALDPNLKIGDRNFPKRLTHYKEIFIGHTPISKYRVVSPQNAANVWNLDTGAAFMGALTIMDVETKEFWQSDPVHILYPKEKGRN
- a CDS encoding ATP-binding protein, with amino-acid sequence MINKRLLVKNLLAHNDENSFYDKKRFISIGEKEGKAKFLKHVCALANSNPINNSFIVIGVEDEDNKIVGVDFFDDSKIQNLVNAYLDNPPLISYENIPFPHLPEGKVVGLVTIKSNGKVCALRKNIWKYYGGAVFFREGSISLPKAFDIELKDINSDAVATIELHARNNIELTLDAVINFMNSRHADLTSNYKVFKEQFVVCWAGNKKKVQNKTYYSRVDIELINEQVKLFYSALDEITIAYDENSFSTLEFVQLGLGSQQHYFPLEEMVITFSDNGKYSINSELVFEPPQYDKKTLYHVLNTNNTLLQKLEKKIKLNQAEEKDLTHLPATYLLCYLNGFEEAKEQMEQARPLLKQTNKRVYDSLKESLRIIRKVRYN